From Brassica oleracea var. oleracea cultivar TO1000 chromosome C3, BOL, whole genome shotgun sequence, a single genomic window includes:
- the LOC106332962 gene encoding symplekin-like: MEILSKLVSRQIWRLPKLWPGFLKCVSQTQPHSFPVLLELPMPQLESIMKKFPDLRPSLIAYANQPTIRASLPNSALSVLGLENGQDSRSQMHPSDAASSIHAAALT; this comes from the exons ATGGAAATCCTTTCCAAGTTGGTGAGTAGGCAG ATCTGGAGACTGCCAAAATTGTGGCCTGGCTTCTTGAAATGTGTGTCTCAGACACAACCACATTCTTTCCCCGTCTTGTTGGAG TTACCAATGCCTCAACTCGAAAGTATCATGAAGAAGTTTCCTGATCTAAGACCTTCTCTTATTGCTTATGCGAATCAGCCAACTATCAGAGCTTCTCTACCAAA TTCAGCTCTTTCAGTTCTTGGGCTTGAAAATGGGCAAGATTCACGTTCACAAATGCACCCTTCAGATGCAGCTTCATCTATTCATGCGGCAGCCTTAACGTGA